In the Mesorhizobium sp. M1D.F.Ca.ET.043.01.1.1 genome, TTTCGGAAGCGGAACTGGTCGCGGCCCATTGCGGTTTCGGCGCGGCACGCATCGACCCGCGCGTCAATCACGTTCTGACGGGCCTCGAATTCGTGGGCGAAGTGACGGCGCTGACCCGCAATCAAGGTGCCGTGCACGAAAAGATTGGCGTCTTCAACAGAGTGATAACCGGCAACAATCACGCCATGGTCCTTGGTGACGAATTCGACCTTCGCGTCTTCCCGCAAGCTTGGAGGTATGGTTTCGCTGTTGAAAGGCGCCATCGCGGCGGAATCCAGCGCAGTTTGCAATTCTTCGACGCCACCGGCGCAGCAGTGCATAAGGTGCATCTCAGGCCGGTCTCCAACCTTCATGCCTATCGAAAGCTGGTGGCCGAGCTCGTATCCGCCAACCAGGAGCCGACCATGTCGCTTAAGGCGAGAGTAGCCGACCTGGGCGCGAGGACTGCGGACTGGGCCGGCACGGTGGACGACCTACGCGAGCACTGGAGCCGGCTGACTGACGTCAACCTTCTAAAGACGCTCAAGCTCAGCCGCTGCCAGGCTTTGCGCATGGTCGGCCAGGATTACGCTTGGCTGCTCGACAATGCCGCAGTTGGCGCCGTGCTCCAGCGTGCGGCCGAAGACGAATTGCCGATCATGTGCTTCGTCGGCAACCGAGGTTCTATCCAGACCCATTCCGGCTTAATCAAGTCGGTCAAGCAGATCGGGCCGTGCATCCATGTGCTGGACGAAACGTTCCGGCTGCATCTCAGGACCCACCAAATCCGTGAGGTTTGGGCCGTGCGCAAGCCGACCAATGACAGTCACGTCACCTCGCTCGAAGCATATGGGTCCGACGGCAAGATCATCATCCAGTTGTTCGGTGCGCGCAAGGAAGGCGAACGCGAGCGCGACGACTGGCGGGTTCTGGCGGAAAACCTGCCTCGTTTCCCCGACAGCTACATGAGAAAAGACCGATCGTCGTCGGTGGGACGCCGGCGCCCATCTGCCTCCGCAGCCAGTAGCCGGGCATTGAAGCCGAGACCGGGGACACGATGACGCAATAAGCGCGCTGTATTATCGCAACGCGATGAGCAGGAAGCAATTTGGCGCTGCCCCATCGACCGCATGGTTACGACGAAGCCGCGGCCTTTGGGCCGAGCTCAGAGGTGGCAATAGCGTGAACGCCGCCGACCGTCACTCCCCACCAGGCGGTCAGGTTTTGCGGTTCGGGCCGAGCAAAAATACTGTCAAGACAGCGAGGAACGTGGCAACCGCGCTGTAGACAAAGACACTGGCAATACCCGTGTGATCCACCAATAGGCCACCGAAAGTTGTGCCGGCTGCGATGGCCACTTGGAAGGTTATGACCATCAGTACACCAGCGCTCTCGGCCTGTTTC is a window encoding:
- a CDS encoding ChuX/HutX family heme-like substrate-binding protein yields the protein MDQRKKRSPNEIRRAWEVCPNIPARDFAAQLAISEAELVAAHCGFGAARIDPRVNHVLTGLEFVGEVTALTRNQGAVHEKIGVFNRVITGNNHAMVLGDEFDLRVFPQAWRYGFAVERRHRGGIQRSLQFFDATGAAVHKVHLRPVSNLHAYRKLVAELVSANQEPTMSLKARVADLGARTADWAGTVDDLREHWSRLTDVNLLKTLKLSRCQALRMVGQDYAWLLDNAAVGAVLQRAAEDELPIMCFVGNRGSIQTHSGLIKSVKQIGPCIHVLDETFRLHLRTHQIREVWAVRKPTNDSHVTSLEAYGSDGKIIIQLFGARKEGERERDDWRVLAENLPRFPDSYMRKDRSSSVGRRRPSASAASSRALKPRPGTR